A window of Synechococcus sp. MEDNS5 contains these coding sequences:
- a CDS encoding Na(+)/H(+) antiporter subunit B — translation MIWLYVLAAIALFAAPLTGPLPQVGGMGELISGLAAEGDVPNLVSGVILHIRLFDTVGEVVVFTLASIGVRMLLIDEPLRTRIRSLSDIPSRVVCEQVATLAALVAVELALRGHLSPGGGFAAGVAGGTAIGLVLISGGSERSRRLHERWHADLWEKAAVMGFVVLSFLALEGLSPGAGEFGSLLSGGWIPLLNLLVALKVTLGSWAMIQRFVQHRGLL, via the coding sequence ATGATCTGGCTCTATGTGCTCGCAGCCATCGCGCTCTTCGCAGCACCGCTGACAGGACCGTTGCCTCAGGTGGGTGGCATGGGTGAACTGATCAGCGGGCTGGCGGCCGAAGGAGACGTGCCCAATCTGGTGTCGGGGGTGATCCTGCACATCCGCTTGTTCGACACTGTCGGCGAAGTGGTGGTGTTCACCTTGGCGTCCATTGGTGTGCGCATGCTGCTGATTGACGAACCCCTACGCACGCGGATCCGGAGCCTGAGCGACATTCCCTCGCGGGTGGTGTGCGAACAGGTGGCGACGCTGGCAGCCCTAGTGGCGGTGGAGCTGGCGCTGCGAGGCCACCTGAGCCCGGGCGGTGGATTCGCCGCAGGCGTTGCCGGCGGCACCGCCATCGGCCTGGTGCTGATCAGCGGCGGGAGTGAACGCAGTCGTCGGCTCCACGAACGCTGGCATGCCGATCTTTGGGAAAAAGCGGCGGTGATGGGGTTCGTGGTTTTGTCCTTCCTGGCCCTCGAAGGACTGTCCCCAGGGGCCGGTGAGTTTGGAAGTCTGCTGAGTGGAGGCTGGATCCCGCTGCTGAATCTGCTGGTGGCCCTGAAGGTGACCCTGGGCTCCTGGGCGATGATCCAGCGCTTCGTGCAACACCGAGGCCTGCTTTGA
- a CDS encoding hydrogenase subunit MbhD domain-containing protein has protein sequence MLPDFDLSLLSLQGSLGLLLPITALLPLVSVLMVCQDNPYQALMLRGVFGSVATLLYVLLGAPDVALTEAMVGTLLSTTLYVIALRSSMTLRLEDRRHAAVDGATEGTIERSVDAEAQILSHWIQPLHLRLRLVRQGSAPHGWLEDQGRLTIVQPSLKQRLQNSPGYEHWRKSGGVLIPSEEPTP, from the coding sequence ATGCTTCCTGATTTCGATCTCTCCCTGTTGAGCCTTCAAGGCTCCCTTGGGCTGCTGCTGCCGATCACCGCTCTGCTGCCCCTGGTGTCGGTGCTGATGGTCTGCCAAGACAATCCCTACCAGGCCCTGATGCTGCGGGGCGTCTTCGGATCAGTGGCCACGCTGCTCTACGTGCTGCTGGGTGCCCCGGATGTGGCTCTCACCGAAGCAATGGTGGGAACCCTGCTATCCACCACCCTTTACGTGATCGCCCTGCGCTCGTCGATGACCCTGCGCCTCGAGGATCGGCGTCACGCTGCGGTGGATGGTGCCACAGAGGGAACCATTGAGCGATCGGTCGACGCTGAAGCCCAGATTCTGAGCCACTGGATCCAGCCCTTGCACCTGCGGCTCAGGTTGGTGCGCCAGGGTTCAGCACCCCACGGATGGCTGGAGGATCAAGGTCGTCTCACGATCGTTCAGCCATCCCTGAAGCAACGTCTCCAGAACAGCCCGGGCTACGAGCATTGGCGCAAGAGCGGCGGGGTGCTGATCCCATCAGAGGAGCCGACACCATGA
- a CDS encoding monovalent cation/H(+) antiporter subunit G, which translates to MNVVLLREAASLLFLMAGLFFWFWGSWPLLEVRPLLDRLHKLTVSDSLGSLLMLLGLLIRRPDWWPLYGLAMLGLMLWNTIFGYVVARGVHQSRPQRAKARELGDAS; encoded by the coding sequence ATGAATGTCGTGCTCTTGAGGGAGGCTGCAAGCCTGCTGTTTCTGATGGCGGGACTGTTTTTCTGGTTCTGGGGCAGCTGGCCTCTGCTGGAGGTGCGTCCCCTGCTCGACCGCCTGCACAAACTCACGGTTTCCGACTCCCTCGGATCGCTGCTGATGCTGTTGGGTCTTCTGATTCGACGTCCCGACTGGTGGCCGCTCTACGGCCTGGCCATGCTGGGATTGATGCTCTGGAACACGATCTTCGGCTACGTGGTGGCCCGTGGGGTTCACCAGAGCCGACCGCAGAGGGCCAAAGCGCGGGAGCTGGGTGATGCTTCCTGA
- a CDS encoding Na+/H+ antiporter subunit E, with translation MTVVLSLGFRLLLWVLLTGETNRTNLLFGLLVAILLPRAHHHGERVAPLLKAFGQSLVAIPQAYGEAMALILAGGNEQCDETEHRASGTATPLVVFLELLAITLTPFTLVLDLVRVEDAVEGSHHRYRIHRLRPAQRRGQAPAGGRAPQ, from the coding sequence ATGACCGTGGTTCTGAGCCTGGGATTCCGATTACTGCTGTGGGTGCTGCTCACAGGTGAAACAAACAGAACCAACCTGCTGTTCGGCTTGCTGGTGGCAATCCTGTTGCCGCGAGCGCACCACCACGGCGAACGTGTCGCGCCGCTGCTCAAGGCGTTCGGGCAAAGTTTGGTCGCCATTCCCCAGGCCTATGGCGAAGCTATGGCGCTGATCCTTGCCGGTGGAAACGAACAGTGTGATGAGACAGAGCATCGTGCCAGCGGTACTGCCACACCGCTGGTGGTGTTTCTGGAACTGCTGGCGATCACCCTCACACCCTTCACCCTGGTGCTCGACCTGGTGCGCGTTGAGGATGCGGTGGAGGGATCACACCATCGCTACAGGATCCATCGCTTACGCCCTGCCCAACGCCGGGGGCAGGCGCCGGCTGGCGGGAGGGCACCGCAATGA
- a CDS encoding proton-conducting transporter membrane subunit, producing the protein MTPETILISLLTPAVVVGWLLAPYLLAFFGALVPALGELPLMLCCLATVLMALPSLLLGESISLNLIGSNGISLSIDGTAAWFLLLNGVVLGATRLASRKLEGAAGPLVPTVMLGGLNTCFVVTDLISLYVALEVVGIAAFLLQLRREAPRSFWIALRYLLVASTAMTLYLIGTGLVYVRTGSFSMEALAGLELGSAQVLILLGLFSKGGLFLPGLWLPRSHAAARPEVAALHSGVVVTAGVLPLLRLMQIDSGLAPLIRWIGIASAVLGLLRALTETDLRRLLAWSTLSQMGLVALSPVAGGLMAFAHGLGKALLFLMSGGVDSTDLNTWRQRPLPARLQVPLWIGSLSIAGFPWLIGSTAKSELESALPPFWAAAVLLASVGSVAVYARLWGAPWCAPGESASSEGTVKAPAGGSISLLVVVLISASALISLAVAPTHDGQKLAVTGLVFALGLLLDRGLQRWRPALERRWPELESLQDLIGSLAVVGAGMLLSLHVLEGWG; encoded by the coding sequence ATGACCCCTGAGACGATCCTGATATCCCTGCTCACCCCGGCTGTGGTGGTGGGCTGGCTACTGGCGCCTTATCTGCTGGCCTTTTTCGGTGCTTTAGTGCCGGCGCTGGGGGAATTGCCCCTGATGCTCTGCTGTCTGGCCACGGTGCTGATGGCCCTGCCGTCTCTGCTGCTGGGCGAAAGCATCAGCCTCAACCTGATCGGCAGCAACGGCATCAGCTTGAGCATCGATGGCACGGCTGCCTGGTTTCTTCTGCTCAATGGCGTTGTGCTGGGGGCCACCCGTTTGGCCAGCCGCAAGCTTGAAGGAGCCGCTGGCCCCCTGGTGCCTACTGTGATGCTCGGGGGACTGAACACCTGCTTCGTGGTGACAGACCTGATCAGTCTGTATGTCGCTCTGGAAGTGGTGGGCATCGCGGCCTTCCTGCTGCAACTGCGTCGGGAGGCGCCGCGTTCGTTCTGGATCGCACTCCGGTATCTGCTGGTCGCGAGCACGGCCATGACCCTCTACCTGATTGGCACCGGACTGGTGTATGTGCGCACAGGCAGCTTCAGCATGGAGGCCTTGGCAGGCCTGGAACTTGGCAGCGCCCAGGTGCTGATTCTTCTCGGACTCTTCAGCAAGGGTGGATTGTTCCTGCCAGGGCTCTGGCTGCCTCGCAGTCATGCGGCGGCCAGGCCGGAGGTGGCCGCGCTCCACTCAGGGGTCGTGGTCACCGCTGGGGTTCTGCCTCTGCTGCGGCTGATGCAGATCGACTCGGGGCTGGCACCACTCATTCGCTGGATCGGCATCGCCAGCGCAGTGCTCGGCCTCTTGCGCGCGCTCACCGAAACCGACCTGCGTCGACTTCTGGCCTGGAGCACGTTGTCCCAGATGGGGCTTGTGGCCCTCTCTCCAGTGGCTGGAGGACTGATGGCCTTCGCCCACGGTCTCGGTAAAGCCCTGCTGTTTCTGATGAGTGGAGGCGTGGACTCCACCGACCTCAACACCTGGCGTCAGCGTCCACTCCCGGCCAGGTTGCAGGTTCCCCTTTGGATCGGATCCCTCTCGATCGCAGGCTTCCCCTGGTTGATCGGCTCCACCGCCAAATCGGAGCTTGAGTCTGCGTTGCCGCCGTTCTGGGCCGCCGCCGTGCTTCTGGCTTCGGTCGGCAGTGTGGCGGTGTACGCCAGGCTCTGGGGTGCTCCGTGGTGTGCCCCCGGCGAAAGCGCCAGCAGTGAGGGCACAGTCAAGGCACCTGCAGGGGGCAGCATCAGTCTGCTCGTGGTGGTGTTGATCAGTGCATCGGCTCTGATTAGCCTCGCCGTTGCCCCCACCCACGACGGCCAAAAGCTCGCCGTGACCGGACTGGTGTTCGCCCTCGGTCTGCTGCTGGATCGGGGTCTGCAGCGGTGGCGACCTGCACTGGAACGACGCTGGCCTGAACTGGAATCACTCCAGGATCTGATCGGCAGCCTGGCTGTGGTTGGAGCCGGAATGCTGCTGAGCCTGCATGTCTTGGAGGGATGGGGATGA
- a CDS encoding cation:proton antiporter subunit C, whose amino-acid sequence MATIRLLELLILLSLLSGFLGLLLRRNLYLKVLAMDVMGGSVVSLFVLVAARTGLRSPILSNGETDQALAAVADPIPQAVILTAIVIGLSTQALLLVVISRLSIRDPLLDVRTFDRDDAC is encoded by the coding sequence ATGGCCACCATCCGCCTCCTGGAACTGCTGATTCTGCTCAGCTTGCTGAGTGGATTTCTCGGGCTGCTGCTTCGCCGCAACCTCTACTTGAAGGTGCTGGCCATGGATGTGATGGGCGGATCGGTGGTGTCGCTCTTTGTGCTGGTGGCGGCCCGCACCGGTCTGCGCAGCCCGATTCTCTCCAACGGCGAGACCGATCAGGCTCTGGCCGCTGTGGCAGACCCGATTCCCCAGGCCGTGATCCTCACGGCGATCGTGATCGGACTCTCCACCCAAGCCCTGCTGCTGGTGGTGATCAGCCGCCTCTCCATCCGTGATCCTCTCCTGGATGTGCGCACGTTTGACAGGGACGACGCGTGTTGA
- a CDS encoding TerB family tellurite resistance protein has protein sequence MVIHPGRPLSTELRRCLAESGLSCLMTVARLGGEPSERAIAGICAIRDHLLQVDCDLQQRPSLTPAAMAQAVSACDPDPEWKERILRGMTLVAMFDGNPDPQTLSLLDAAAEAFGIDARPVNSYRNVMLDRQSIVRFDIARRGFLRQAIEATVRDGGLPAFVSTLKVLSGHEDRAMVERFQSLRGYPPGSFGKAYADFIERNDFAFPGALGGPPPPVFRHDCCHVLGGYGTTAAEEGGVVGFQAGFERLDPFDVIMFVMAEFELGIGVSPFIPGEWKQLDPDRVFAGLEHGSHVNTDLIRDIDPWDHFSDPLEVVRDRFAIPARGRSAEYPKSTSVNH, from the coding sequence ATGGTCATTCACCCCGGACGGCCCCTAAGCACCGAGCTTCGGCGTTGTCTGGCGGAGAGCGGATTGTCTTGCTTGATGACCGTGGCCCGATTGGGGGGCGAGCCATCGGAACGTGCCATTGCTGGGATCTGCGCCATCCGCGACCACCTTCTGCAGGTGGACTGTGATCTGCAACAACGCCCAAGCCTCACACCCGCGGCCATGGCGCAAGCCGTCAGTGCCTGTGATCCCGATCCTGAATGGAAAGAACGCATTCTGAGGGGAATGACGCTCGTCGCCATGTTCGACGGCAACCCTGACCCCCAGACCCTCTCACTGCTGGATGCTGCTGCCGAGGCGTTCGGGATCGATGCCCGACCAGTGAACAGCTACAGGAACGTGATGCTGGATCGCCAGTCGATCGTTCGCTTCGACATCGCCCGGCGCGGCTTTTTGCGGCAGGCGATTGAAGCCACGGTTCGTGATGGTGGTCTTCCAGCGTTTGTGTCGACCCTCAAGGTGCTCAGCGGCCACGAGGACCGCGCCATGGTGGAGCGCTTCCAGAGCCTGCGCGGCTACCCACCCGGCAGCTTCGGCAAGGCCTATGCCGACTTCATCGAGCGCAATGACTTCGCATTTCCCGGAGCCTTGGGAGGACCACCACCACCGGTGTTTCGCCATGACTGCTGCCACGTGCTCGGAGGCTATGGAACAACGGCCGCCGAGGAAGGCGGCGTGGTGGGCTTCCAGGCCGGTTTCGAGCGCCTGGATCCCTTCGATGTGATCATGTTCGTGATGGCTGAGTTCGAACTCGGTATCGGCGTCTCTCCTTTCATCCCTGGAGAGTGGAAACAACTGGATCCCGACAGGGTCTTCGCAGGCCTTGAGCATGGCAGTCATGTGAACACCGACCTGATTCGTGACATTGATCCATGGGATCACTTCAGCGACCCGCTCGAGGTGGTGAGGGATCGCTTCGCGATTCCTGCGAGGGGTCGAAGCGCTGAATACCCCAAGTCCACGTCGGTCAACCATTGA
- a CDS encoding DUF2256 domain-containing protein, with protein sequence MTRPRDRPSKICPVCGRPFQWRRKWKDVWDDVKYCSERCRRHKKSSETMSEDSSPVS encoded by the coding sequence ATGACCCGCCCTCGCGATCGCCCCAGCAAGATCTGTCCTGTTTGCGGGCGTCCTTTCCAGTGGCGACGCAAGTGGAAGGATGTGTGGGACGACGTGAAGTACTGCTCGGAGCGCTGCAGACGGCATAAAAAATCCTCCGAAACAATGTCGGAGGATTCTTCGCCGGTGTCATAA
- a CDS encoding STAS/SEC14 domain-containing protein, which translates to MTVTSSHGFTLESVDVAHGSVITVFARGRLSHQDYVDFIPQLEAAIAEQTGDRLRLVFDARELVGWEPQAAVDDLRLGLRHGRHVQRLALITEARWLALLSSVVGLLMPGELRHFDDRASADAWIRA; encoded by the coding sequence ATGACAGTGACCTCCTCCCATGGCTTCACCTTGGAATCGGTTGATGTGGCTCATGGATCCGTGATCACCGTGTTTGCCCGGGGCCGCCTCAGTCATCAGGATTATGTGGATTTCATCCCGCAGCTCGAGGCCGCCATCGCCGAACAAACTGGTGATCGGTTGCGGCTCGTTTTCGATGCCCGTGAACTGGTGGGATGGGAACCGCAGGCTGCTGTGGATGATCTACGCCTCGGCCTCCGCCATGGGCGCCATGTGCAGCGTTTGGCGCTGATTACAGAAGCGCGCTGGCTGGCGTTGCTGAGTTCAGTGGTCGGTCTGCTGATGCCAGGCGAGTTGCGTCATTTCGATGATCGGGCATCCGCGGATGCCTGGATTCGTGCGTGA
- a CDS encoding metal ABC transporter substrate-binding protein yields the protein MPGFVRELIAFRLKTLSKKRLPNCDLRSVLIRCTIVPGLIGCCLLAACSSPREAERSLNDSDQRPRVLATFTVLADLARNVAGERLNVESITKPGAEIHGYEFTPSDIERASRADLIVENGLGLELWARRFTAAAGDVPTVTLTEGIQPLLIQDDAYAGRPNPHAWMSPQRTEHYVDQLVKAFSSLDPEGAPTYRANGKAYKLKLRQLDRELRKALQSLPKQQRLLVTCEGALSYLARDYGLDEAYLWPVNAESQITPRRMARLIERVKRDQVPAVFCETTVSDRAQREVARAAGSRFGGNFYVDSLSDRNGPASTLLDLQRHNVKLIREGLGTSADPTP from the coding sequence ATGCCTGGATTCGTGCGTGAGTTGATCGCTTTTAGACTCAAGACGCTTTCAAAGAAGCGTTTGCCGAATTGCGATCTGCGCAGCGTCCTGATCCGATGCACCATCGTCCCCGGATTGATCGGTTGTTGTCTGCTGGCGGCCTGTTCATCGCCTCGTGAGGCGGAACGATCTCTCAACGACTCGGATCAGCGCCCCCGGGTTCTCGCCACCTTCACCGTGCTGGCTGATCTGGCCAGAAACGTGGCTGGTGAACGCTTGAACGTGGAATCCATCACCAAGCCCGGTGCAGAAATTCATGGCTATGAATTCACGCCCAGTGACATTGAACGGGCGTCCCGCGCGGATCTGATTGTGGAGAACGGGCTGGGCCTGGAGCTCTGGGCGCGGCGCTTCACGGCTGCGGCCGGAGATGTCCCCACGGTCACGCTCACGGAAGGGATTCAGCCTCTCTTGATTCAGGACGATGCCTATGCCGGCCGGCCCAATCCTCATGCCTGGATGTCGCCGCAGCGCACCGAGCACTATGTGGACCAACTCGTTAAGGCCTTTTCCTCGCTTGATCCAGAGGGTGCGCCGACCTACCGGGCGAATGGAAAGGCGTACAAGCTCAAACTCAGGCAGCTGGATCGCGAACTGCGCAAGGCTTTGCAATCACTTCCGAAGCAACAGCGCCTGCTGGTGACCTGTGAGGGGGCCTTGAGTTATCTGGCACGCGACTACGGACTGGATGAGGCCTATCTCTGGCCAGTCAATGCTGAAAGTCAGATCACGCCGCGTCGCATGGCCCGGCTGATTGAACGAGTTAAGCGAGACCAGGTTCCGGCTGTGTTCTGTGAGACCACGGTCAGTGATCGAGCCCAACGGGAGGTGGCACGTGCTGCTGGCAGCCGTTTCGGTGGCAATTTTTACGTGGATTCCTTGTCGGATCGCAACGGTCCTGCCTCCACCCTTCTCGATCTGCAGCGCCACAATGTGAAACTCATCCGAGAAGGGCTGGGGACTTCCGCCGATCCAACGCCATGA
- a CDS encoding metal ABC transporter ATP-binding protein encodes MRIAAEQLCVDYNGTVALYDASLKLPSGCICGLVGMNGAGKSTLFKALTGFIRPSRGRIRINGCSIAEAQRQQSVAYVPQSEEVDCQFPVSVWDVVMMGRYGSMNALRIPRSSDRVAVRDALERVDLLDLSRRPIGTLSGGQRKRAFLARAIAQRADVLLLDEPFNGVDVRTEKLMADLFLQFRREGCTILISTHDLTHVRDFCDLVVLINKTVLAYGETSEVFTPENLSLTFGGLPPDLLTGNSSP; translated from the coding sequence ATGCGCATCGCTGCTGAGCAGCTCTGTGTGGATTACAACGGCACGGTGGCGCTGTACGACGCCTCGCTGAAGCTTCCCTCTGGATGCATCTGCGGGCTTGTGGGCATGAATGGTGCCGGCAAGTCCACGCTATTCAAGGCTTTGACGGGATTCATCCGCCCATCGCGAGGACGGATCCGGATCAATGGCTGCAGCATCGCTGAGGCCCAGCGGCAGCAGTCCGTGGCCTACGTGCCCCAGAGCGAAGAGGTGGACTGCCAGTTCCCGGTGTCGGTGTGGGATGTGGTGATGATGGGGCGCTACGGATCGATGAATGCTCTGCGGATCCCCCGCAGTTCCGATCGGGTGGCGGTTCGTGATGCTCTCGAACGGGTTGACCTGCTGGACCTCAGCCGTCGACCGATCGGCACCCTCTCCGGTGGTCAGCGCAAACGTGCCTTCCTGGCCCGCGCCATCGCTCAACGCGCTGATGTGCTGCTTCTCGACGAACCGTTCAACGGCGTGGACGTGCGCACCGAGAAATTGATGGCTGACCTGTTTCTGCAGTTCCGACGAGAGGGATGCACGATTCTGATCTCCACGCACGACCTCACCCACGTACGTGATTTCTGTGATCTCGTGGTGCTCATCAACAAAACCGTGCTGGCCTACGGCGAAACATCGGAAGTGTTCACACCCGAAAACCTGTCTTTGACCTTCGGCGGCCTGCCCCCTGACCTGCTCACAGGGAACAGCTCTCCCTGA
- a CDS encoding metal ABC transporter permease: protein MDLLLEPLSHAFMVKALLISALVGGVCGLLSCYMTLKGWALMGDAVSHAVLPGVVLAYALGLPFSLGAFVFGVGSVATIGFVKQKSRIKEDTVIGLVFTGFFALGLVLVSKTRSNIDLTHILFGNVLGISSADILQTVVISSVVIVLLLLFRRDLLLFCFDPTHARSIGINTGALHYLLLSVLSLAAVAGLQTVGIILVVAMLVTPGATAYLLTDRFDRMTWLAIGSSVLSSLLGVYVSYWTDSSTAGCIVLVQTGLFLLAFLLAPRHGILRRGNPQA from the coding sequence ATGGACCTTCTCCTGGAACCCCTGAGCCACGCCTTCATGGTCAAGGCGCTGTTGATCAGCGCCCTGGTGGGAGGGGTTTGCGGTCTGCTCTCCTGCTACATGACCCTCAAGGGCTGGGCTCTGATGGGTGATGCCGTCTCCCACGCGGTGCTGCCGGGAGTGGTGCTGGCCTATGCGCTGGGGCTTCCCTTCTCTCTCGGTGCCTTCGTGTTCGGCGTTGGGTCGGTGGCCACGATCGGCTTCGTGAAGCAGAAGTCGCGGATCAAAGAAGACACGGTGATCGGATTGGTGTTTACGGGCTTCTTCGCCCTGGGGCTGGTGCTGGTGTCGAAGACGCGGAGCAACATCGACCTCACCCACATCCTCTTCGGCAATGTTCTGGGGATCTCGTCCGCCGACATTCTCCAGACCGTCGTGATCTCCAGCGTGGTGATCGTGCTGCTGCTGCTGTTCCGCAGGGATCTGCTGCTCTTCTGTTTCGACCCCACCCATGCCCGTTCGATCGGGATCAACACGGGCGCCTTGCATTACCTGCTTCTCTCGGTGCTGTCGTTGGCGGCGGTGGCCGGATTGCAGACAGTGGGCATCATCCTTGTGGTGGCCATGCTCGTCACCCCCGGAGCCACGGCCTATCTGCTCACGGATCGCTTTGATCGCATGACCTGGCTGGCGATCGGCAGCAGTGTGCTGTCGAGTCTGCTGGGGGTTTATGTGAGCTACTGGACCGACAGCTCCACGGCGGGATGCATCGTTCTTGTGCAAACCGGTCTTTTTCTGCTGGCCTTTCTGCTGGCACCGCGCCACGGCATTCTGCGCCGTGGAAACCCTCAGGCTTGA